In the Acomys russatus chromosome 13, mAcoRus1.1, whole genome shotgun sequence genome, one interval contains:
- the LOC127197636 gene encoding 40S ribosomal protein S4, X isoform-like: MGAVSPAARAAALTPPALWEGEGPALARRSCSAMARGPKKHLKRVAAPRHWMLDKLTGVFAPRPSAGPHRLRECLPLGIFLRNRLKYALTGDEVKKICMQRLIKVDGKVRTDVAYPAGFMDVVSIDKSGENFRLVYDTKGRFAVHRITPEEAKYKLCKVRKVFVGTKGIPHLVTHDARTIRYPDPLIKVNDTVQISLDTGKITDAIKFDTGNLCMVTGGANLGRIGVITNRERHPGSFDVVHVKDANGNGFATRLSNIFVIGKGNKPWISLPRGKGIRLTIAEERDKRLAAKQSG; encoded by the coding sequence ATGGGCGCGGTTTCTCCGGCTGCGCGCGCAGCGGCCCTCACTCCGCCGGCgctctgggaaggagaagggcCTGCTCTCGCCCGCCGCTCCTGCTCCGCCATGGCTCGCGGCCCCAAGAAGCACCTGAAGCGCGTGGCTGCCCCGCGCCACTGGATGCTGGACAAGCTGACCGGCGTGTTCGCGCCCCGTCCGTCCGCCGGCCCGCACCGCCTGCGGGAGTGCCTGCCGCTCGGCATCTTCCTCCGGAACAGGCTCAAGTACGCCCTGACGGGCGACGAGGTGAAGAAGATCTGCATGCAGCGCCTCATTAAGGTCGACGGCAAGGTCCGAACCGACGTGGCCTACCCGGCGGGCTTCATGGACGTCGTCAGCATCGACAAGAGCGGCGAGAACTTCCGCCTGGTCTACGACACCAAGGGCCGCTTCGCGGTGCACCGCATCACGCCCGAGGAGGCCAAGTACAAGCTGTGCAAGGTGAGGAAGGTCTTCGTGGGCACCAAGGGCATCCCGCACCTCGTGACGCACGACGCGCGCACCATCCGCTACCCCGACCCGCTCATCAAGGTCAACGACACGGTGCAGATCTCGCTGGACACCGGCAAGATCACCGACGCCATCAAGTTCGACACCGGCAACCTGTGCATGGTGACCGGAGGCGCCAACCTGGGGCGCATCGGCGTCATCACCAACCGCGAGCGTCACCCCGGCTCCTTCGACGTGGTGCACGTGAAAGACGCCAACGGCAATGGCTTTGCCACCCGCCTCTCCAACATCTTCGTGATCGGCAAGGGCAACAAGCCGTGGATTTCCCTCCCGCGAGGAAAAGGGATCCGCCTCACCATCGCcgaagagagagacaagaggctGGCGGCCAAGCAGAGCGGGTGA